In Streptomyces nodosus, one DNA window encodes the following:
- a CDS encoding calcium:proton antiporter, with translation MIVGLLRSLLGGWTVVVPVIAVVLLALTWGRALPGAVVALVTLVLAGSVLAAVHHAEVIAHRVGEPFGSLVLAVAVTIIEVALIVTLMADGGAKTASLARDTVFAAVMITCNGVVGLSLLVASLRHGIAVFNPEGTGSALATVATLATLSLVLPTFTTSKPGPEFSTAQLTFAALSSLVLYALFVTTQTVRHRDYFLPITRQGEVITADDHADAPSARAAVFSLGMLGLALIGVVGLAKGVSPTVESGVTAAGLPQAVVGVVIALLVLLPETIAALRSARRDRVQTSLNLALGSSMASIGLTVPAVALASLWLSGPLVLGLGALHMVLLALTVVVSALTVVPGRATPLQGGVHLVLFAAYLELAVNP, from the coding sequence ATGATCGTCGGGCTGCTCCGGTCACTCCTGGGGGGCTGGACGGTTGTCGTACCGGTGATCGCGGTGGTCCTGCTGGCGCTCACCTGGGGACGCGCCCTGCCCGGCGCGGTCGTCGCCCTGGTGACCCTGGTGCTCGCCGGATCGGTCCTGGCCGCGGTCCACCACGCGGAAGTGATCGCGCACCGGGTCGGAGAGCCGTTCGGCTCGCTCGTGCTGGCCGTCGCGGTCACGATCATCGAGGTCGCGCTGATCGTCACCCTGATGGCGGACGGCGGCGCCAAGACCGCGAGCCTGGCCCGGGACACCGTCTTCGCCGCGGTGATGATCACCTGCAACGGCGTCGTGGGCCTGAGCCTCCTGGTCGCCTCGCTGCGCCATGGAATCGCGGTCTTCAACCCCGAGGGCACGGGGTCCGCGCTCGCCACCGTCGCGACCCTGGCCACCCTCAGCCTGGTCCTGCCGACCTTCACCACCAGCAAGCCCGGCCCGGAGTTCTCCACGGCCCAGCTCACCTTCGCCGCGCTCTCCTCACTGGTGCTGTACGCCCTGTTCGTGACCACCCAGACCGTGCGCCACCGCGACTACTTCCTCCCGATCACCCGCCAGGGAGAGGTGATCACCGCGGACGACCACGCCGACGCCCCGTCCGCCCGGGCCGCGGTCTTCAGCCTGGGCATGCTCGGTCTCGCTCTCATCGGCGTCGTGGGGCTCGCCAAGGGCGTGTCGCCCACGGTCGAGTCCGGTGTGACGGCGGCCGGACTGCCACAGGCCGTGGTGGGCGTGGTGATCGCGCTGCTGGTGCTGCTGCCCGAGACCATCGCCGCACTGCGGTCGGCGCGCCGCGACCGGGTCCAGACGAGCCTCAACCTCGCCCTGGGCTCGTCGATGGCCAGCATCGGTCTGACCGTCCCCGCCGTCGCCCTGGCGTCCCTGTGGCTCTCCGGACCGCTCGTCCTGGGCCTCGGCGCCCTGCACATGGTGCTGCTCGCCCTGACCGTGGTGGTCAGCGCCCTGACGGTGGTCCCCGGGCGTGCCACCCCCCTCCAGGGAGGCGTCCATCTGGTGCTGTTCGCGGCGTATCTGGAGCTGGCGGTCAATCCGTAG
- a CDS encoding TerC family protein, whose product MNVSLTLWVLTIGGLAALIAVDFFIGRRPHEVSIKEAGVWTVVWIALAGLFGAGLSVLGGGRPAGEFFAGYITEKSLSVDNLFVFVLIMTKFAVPSKYQQRVLLVGVLAALLLRAVFIAAGAAIVASFSWVFYLFGAFLIWTAWKLIQGAGAGQEDETYEENGLLKAVQRRFGVADRYHGTRLWIRRNGKRVMTPMLVVMLAIATADLLFALDSIPAIFGLTQDPYIVFTANAFALMGLRQLYFLIGGLLKKLVHLAYGLSVILGFIGVKLVLHALHESGVRVPEISIPVSLGVICAVLIITTVTSLMAPRARKTPEEAGRPTEGASEERVGCDTGTGTGHAGP is encoded by the coding sequence GTGAACGTTTCCCTGACCCTGTGGGTCCTGACCATCGGGGGCCTCGCCGCCCTCATCGCGGTCGACTTCTTCATCGGCCGCAGACCGCACGAGGTATCGATCAAGGAAGCCGGTGTCTGGACGGTCGTCTGGATCGCCCTCGCCGGACTCTTCGGAGCGGGTCTGTCCGTCCTCGGCGGCGGCCGGCCCGCCGGGGAGTTCTTCGCCGGTTACATCACCGAGAAGTCGCTCAGCGTCGACAACCTCTTCGTCTTCGTTCTGATCATGACGAAGTTCGCGGTGCCCTCGAAGTACCAGCAGCGGGTGCTTCTCGTCGGGGTGCTGGCGGCCCTGCTGCTGCGGGCCGTGTTCATCGCCGCGGGCGCCGCGATCGTCGCGTCCTTCTCCTGGGTCTTCTACCTCTTCGGTGCGTTCCTGATCTGGACCGCCTGGAAGCTGATCCAGGGCGCCGGGGCCGGCCAGGAGGACGAGACGTATGAGGAGAACGGGCTGCTGAAGGCCGTTCAGCGCCGCTTCGGCGTGGCCGACCGCTATCACGGCACCCGGCTGTGGATCCGGCGCAACGGCAAGCGGGTCATGACGCCGATGCTGGTCGTGATGCTCGCGATCGCCACCGCGGACCTGCTCTTCGCCCTGGACTCCATCCCGGCGATCTTCGGCCTCACCCAGGACCCGTACATCGTCTTCACGGCGAACGCGTTCGCGCTGATGGGCCTGAGGCAGCTGTACTTCCTGATCGGCGGACTGCTCAAGAAGCTGGTCCACCTCGCGTACGGACTGTCGGTGATCCTGGGCTTCATCGGGGTCAAGCTGGTGCTCCACGCCCTCCACGAGTCCGGCGTGCGGGTCCCCGAGATCTCCATACCGGTCTCCCTCGGCGTGATCTGTGCCGTCCTGATCATCACGACGGTCACCAGCCTGATGGCCCCCCGGGCCCGGAAGACGCCCGAAGAGGCCGGGAGGCCCACCGAAGGCGCCTCCGAGGAGCGCGTCGGATGCGACACCGGCACCGGCACCGGACATGCGGGCCCCTGA